A genomic region of Papaver somniferum cultivar HN1 chromosome 7, ASM357369v1, whole genome shotgun sequence contains the following coding sequences:
- the LOC113294788 gene encoding uncharacterized protein LOC113294788, with protein MKTALKSPHWVTAMINELKALYRNRTWTPFPHQSHYNVVGSRRVFKTKLKADGSIVDRFKAQLVAKVKPLAQLLGIPLYGLFSRLLLADSSLFTLHCGTGTIYLLLHVNDIIITDSSTYLLHRLITKLSSEFSMKDLGELHYFLGIEVTKFSGGLFLSQQKYIKDILVKNSMSESKPVAAPLTIKHDLHQTTSVLADATQYRQMVGSLQYLIITRPDIAHAINLVSQFMHRPTIIHLQAIKRILRYLNDTLDYGIRLLANSTLNLYSFSNGYWDGCVHTRRSTTDYNIYFGANCISWCSNKQPTVSRSSTEAEHRSMASTTADITWITYLLRELEISLTKVPVLYCDNISALYLAKNPKFHIHTKHIELDYHFIREKVVAGSLVTRHVSTTSQLADVFTKPLPK; from the exons ATGAAAACTGCTCTTAAGAGTCCTCATTGGGTTACAGCTATGATTAATGAATTAAAAGCTCTATACAGGAATCGTACTTGGACACCATTTCCACACCAATCTCACTACAATGTGGTTGGCTCTCGCCGAGTATTCAAAACCAAGCTTAAAGCAGATGGCTCAATTGTTGATCGCTTCAAAGCGCAGTTGGTCGCAAAAGTGAAACCTTTAGCCCAGTTGTTAGGCATACCACTCTACGGGTTGTTCTCTCGATTGCTCTT GGCAGATTCCTCACTTTTTACCTTGCATTGTGGCACAGGTACCATATATTTGCTGCTTCACGTCAATGATATTATCATCACCGACTCTTCCACTTATCTTCTTCATCGTCTCATAACAAAGCTCAGCTCGGAGTTTTCCATGAAGGATCTCGGTGAGCTACATTATTTTTTGGGGATAGAGGTCACAAAATTTTCTGGTGGTTTATTCTTATCTCAACAAAAATACATCAAAGACATTCTTGTTAAAAATTCGATGTCCGAGAGTAAACCTGTTGCTGCACCACTTACAATTAAACACGatcttcaccaaacaacaagtgtTCTTGCTGATGCAACTCAATATCGTCAAATGGTTGGATCGTTGCAGTACCTTATTATTACAAGGCCTGATATTGCGCATGCCATTAATCTTGTTAGTCAGTTTATGCATCGTCCCACTATTATTCATCTCCAAGCTATTAAAAGGATATTACGGTACTTAAACGACACTCTTGATTATGGGATTCGATTACTTGCCAACTCCACACTCAATCTTTATTCCTTTTCCAACGGTTATTGGGATGGTTGTGTGCATACACGACGATCAACGACCGACTATAACATTTACTTTGGAGCAAACTGCATATCATGGTGTTCGAATAAACAACCAACTGTATCTCGTTCTAGTACTGAGGCTGAACATAGATCCATGGCCTCCACTACTGCGGATATTACATGGATTACGTACCTTCTTCGCGAACTTGAAATCAGTCTTACCAAAGTTCCAGTTCTATATTGTGACAATATCAGTGCGCTCTACCTAGCCAAAAATCCTAAGTTTCATATTCATACAAAGCATATAGAATTAGACTACCACTTCATACGGGAAAAAGTTGTTGCTGGTTCACTTGTTACTCGCCATGTATCTACAACTTCTCAACTAGCCGACGTTTTCACAAAGCCATTGCCTAAGTGA